A segment of the Delphinus delphis chromosome 20, mDelDel1.2, whole genome shotgun sequence genome:
TATGGGGCCACGGGGAAGAAGATGTGAACATCAAGAGTCACGGAACAGGAATGCGGGGAGAGACTAGTGCCTGAGTGGATCGTGGAGGACAAGGGCGGGGTTGGCGCTGACGGATAGGACCAAGTACAGCCAGCCTCGTGGGGTTCCCACAGCCCTGGCAGATTGACTGGCGGAAGTTTTTCTGACCACAGCCCCTGACCTCCGTCAGAAATGGGAAACGTGCAGTCGGAGTCGTCCGCGGGTGGGGGCTCCCGAAAAGAGCAGGCCTTGGACCCGTCCTCCGACTCCCGCCGGACATCACTGTTGGAGCCCAAGGGGACCCCCTCCTCCCCGGCCATGCGCCTGGCTCGCGGGCTGGGCGTCTGGTTCCCTGGCAGCTCCACGTCCCCGGGCCTCCTGGTAcccccagagccccaggcctcaccctcacccctgcccctgaCCTTAGAACTGCCCTCGCCAGTGACGCCCCCTTCAGAGGAGGCGACTGCGGCCGCGGTCTCCACACCACCCCCGTCCCCCGTGGGGACCCTGCTGCCCGCGCCATCTAAGTGGCGAAAACCCACAGGCACTTCGGTGCCCCGGATCCGCGGTCTGCTGGAGGCAAGCCATCGCAGCCAGGGCGGCCCTCCCAACCTCcgcccgctgccgccgccgccccaGCAACTAACCGGAGAGGACCCCGACCCTGTCCCGAGGGCCCCATCCCCGACTCCGCCGCCCTTGGAGCCGCCACTACCGACACCTTCCGACCCGCAGCCCCCAGAACGCAGAAGCACTCCTGCTCTGGCCACGTCCGCCGCAACCCCTACAGAAAGCCAGGCCAGGCACGGTAGCGAGGGCCAGATGACCGGCAGAGGGGCACCTCCCCAAGCAGGCGAGGGCGAAATGGCCCGGCCTGTGGCCTCCGAGCCCGGCCTGAGCCTGTTGTGTAAAGTCACCTTCAAGTCAGGGCCCCAGCTGTCCCCTGCGGCAGCGTCGAGTTCCTTAGCGGCCAAAGCCTCTCTcgggggcggcggcggaggaggaCTCTTCTCCGCCGCCTCGGGCACCATCTCCTACGCTGAGGTCCTGAAGCAGGGACCCCTGGCTCCTGGGGCCTCTCGCCCCTCGGGAGAGGTCCCTCGGGGAACTCATGAAGCAGAAGGCGGTGATGGAGACGGCGAGGGGTGTTCTGGACCACCCTCGGCGCCTGCGTCCCACGCCCGGACCCTTACTCCTCCATCCTACACCACCTTTGTAGGCTCGAAGCCCAAATTTGACTGGGTGAGCCCCCCTGATGGCCCTGAACGCCAATTTCGCTTCAGTGGAGCTGGCGGAGGCGTCGGGGCGCCCCGACGGCGCGCAGTCGCGCTCTCAGGGCCCAGGGGCTCCCCGCCGCCTCCGCCAGGGCGGATGCATCCAGCTCCCAGGCCCCGGAGGCCCGCACCCACCTTGCTGGCGCCGCCTGTGTTCATCTTCCCGGCGCCCACCAATGGCGAGACTGTGCGCCCCGGGCCTCCCAGCCCGCAGGAgttgctgccgccgccgccagcgccgccgccgccgcccacgCCACCACCCACGCCGCCTCCCGCGCCGCAGCCGCCAGTACTCCAGCCAACGCGGCTGCCCGTGGCGCTCCCGCCCACCCCAAGCCCTGGCCACTTGGAGTCGGCCGTGGCTCCCGCCCCGGCTCCCGCTCTGCCCCTCGCCTTGGCCGCTGACCGGGCCCCAGGCCCGGCCTCACCCCCGGCTCCAGCTCCCACCGTGGCTGAGCCATCGCCACCTGCGCCCGCGCCCGTCAAGGTCCGCACGCGCCGGAACAGGGGTCCCCGCGCAGCCCGGGCCGCTCCGCGTGAGGATGGCGCGCCTGGAGATGGTCCTCGCGAATGTACTGCAACTACTGTGACTGACAGCGGT
Coding sequences within it:
- the GGN gene encoding gametogenetin, which translates into the protein MGNVQSESSAGGGSRKEQALDPSSDSRRTSLLEPKGTPSSPAMRLARGLGVWFPGSSTSPGLLVPPEPQASPSPLPLTLELPSPVTPPSEEATAAAVSTPPPSPVGTLLPAPSKWRKPTGTSVPRIRGLLEASHRSQGGPPNLRPLPPPPQQLTGEDPDPVPRAPSPTPPPLEPPLPTPSDPQPPERRSTPALATSAATPTESQARHGSEGQMTGRGAPPQAGEGEMARPVASEPGLSLLCKVTFKSGPQLSPAAASSSLAAKASLGGGGGGGLFSAASGTISYAEVLKQGPLAPGASRPSGEVPRGTHEAEGGDGDGEGCSGPPSAPASHARTLTPPSYTTFVGSKPKFDWVSPPDGPERQFRFSGAGGGVGAPRRRAVALSGPRGSPPPPPGRMHPAPRPRRPAPTLLAPPVFIFPAPTNGETVRPGPPSPQELLPPPPAPPPPPTPPPTPPPAPQPPVLQPTRLPVALPPTPSPGHLESAVAPAPAPALPLALAADRAPGPASPPAPAPTVAEPSPPAPAPVKVRTRRNRGPRAARAAPREDGAPGDGPRECTATTVTDSGGGGGGGSGAPPAGTVNSGATRHWPPFQVLKSCPFKCYCRHQPRHRRLPRNVSAWLSTPTNHLSEPPWVTTIKLAGSLVAGLEHYDLQATHSN